In a single window of the Raphanus sativus cultivar WK10039 chromosome 9, ASM80110v3, whole genome shotgun sequence genome:
- the LOC108828380 gene encoding probable WRKY transcription factor 40, with the protein MDQYSSSLVDTSLDLTIGITRMRVEEDSTTSALVEELKRVNAENKKLSEMLTLMCENYNVLRKQLMEYVNKSERDQTSPPKKRKSPARDDAVSSAVIGGLSESSSTDQDDQYICKKQREETVVKEKVSRVYYKTEASDTTLVVKDGYQWRKYGQKVTRDNPSPRAYFKCACAPSCSVKKKVQRSVEDQSVLVATYEGEHNHPMPSQMDSNSGLNRYISLGGGHAASAKGSSSLANKHVTTVDLTESKKVTSPSRIEFPEVQKLLVEQMASSLTKDPNFTAALAAAVTGRLYQTDK; encoded by the exons ATGGACCAGTATTCATCGTCTTTGGTTGATACTTCTTTAGATCTCACTATCGGTATTACTCGTATGCGAGTTGAAGAAGATTCCACG ACAAGTGCATTGGTGGAGGAATTAAAAAGAGTGAATGCTGAGAACAAGAAGCTCTCAGAGATGCTAACTTTGATGTGTGAAAACTACAACGTCTTAAGGAAACAGCTGATGGAATATGTTAACAAGAGCGAGAGAGACCAAACCAGTCCTCCCAAGAAACGCAAATCTCCAGCCAGAGATGACGCAGTTAGCTCTGCGGTAATTGGTGGATTGTCGGAGAGTAGCTCTACGGATCAAGATGATCAGTATATTTGTAAGAAGCAAAGAGAAGAGACCGTTGTGAAGGAGAAAGTCTCAAGGGTTTATTACAAGACCGAAGCTTCTGACACTACCCTT GTAGTGAAAGATGGGTATCAATGGAGGAAATATGGACAGAAAGTGACTAGAGATAATCCATCTCCAAGAGCTTACTTCAAATGTGCTTGTGCTCCAAGCTGTTCCGTCAAAAAGAAG GTTCAGAGAAGTGTGGAGGACCAGTCTGTGTTGGTAGCCACTTATGAGGGTGAACATAACCATCCAATGCCATCGCAGATGGATTCAAACAGTGGCTTAAACCGTTACATCTCTCTTGGTGGTGGTCACGCTGCATCAGCCAAGGGAAGTAGTAGCTTAGCTAATAAGCATGTGACTACGGTTGATCTGACTGAATCCAAGAAAGTGACGAGCCCATCGAGAATCGAATTTCCAGAAGTACAAAAGCTTTTGGTGGAGCAAATGGCTTCTTCCTTGACAAAAGATCCTAACTTCACAGCAGCATTAGCAGCAGCTGTTACCGGGAGACTGTATCAAACCGACAAATAG